ACGAACCGCGCGTTCCAAAAGCATTGCGCGAGTTGTCCAATGTCGTTCTGCTCCCTCACGCTGGTAGCGCGACTTTTGAGACGCGTGCAGCAATGGGTGACCTGACTGTCGACAATCTGCTGCAACACCATAAGGACGGATCGGTGATCACAGCTGTGCCGGAATGCAGAGATCTGTAATAGGCCAATCTGAAAAGTGTTTGAGTTTGCTGTCGCGGTTTTCTTTCTGCTAGTTACGCCGGGCCCGGGTGTTCTAACAACCGCGGGTATTGGATCAGCATTTGGTTTTCGAGCTGGACTCGCCTTTGTGGCTGGTCTGATGCTGGGCGGGTTCATCAACATGATGTTAGTTGTCTCTGGAGTCGCTGCGGTCGCTTTGGCTGTACCGGTGCTTAGAACTTTGTTGCTATTCGCCTCTGTCGGGTATTTGGTATTTCTCGCCTGGCGTATTGCCAGCGCCGGCTCAAAGGTCGGATTTTCTCCTGCGGTTTCGCCGCTTGGTTTTGCGAACGGTCTGACACTTCAGTTCATTAATCCCAAGGCTTACGTGGTCGGCACAGCATTGTTTTCAGGGTTTGCCTTTTTGCCCGATGCGCCCGTTTGGGAGGTCGTCACAAAAATCGTAGTATTCAATATGATTTGGGTGCCAGTGCACATGATCTGGCTGGGTGCTGGCGCAAAGCTGGGTAGCCTTGATTTAAGCGAGAGATCGCATCAAAGGATCAATATTGCGATGGCCGCTTCATTAATGGTGGTTGTGGTGATTGCCTTGGCGTCGGCGCTATGAACGATATCTAAGTCGGTCTTACTTAGCAGACGATTGAAAGCTGCAGATCAAAGTGACGCCGTTATTCCACCATCGACATAGAGAGTATGACCATTGACGAAACTGGATGCAGGGGAAGCAAGGAAAATGGCGGCGCCGACAAGTTCTTCTACACTGCCCCAGCGACCGGCCGGGGTACGTTTCTCAAGCCATGAGCTAAACTCTGGGTCGGCAACCAAGGCGGCGTTCAAAGGCGTATCGAAATATCCAGGCGCAATGGCATTGCAGTTTAGACCATACTTAGCCCAATCAGTTGCCATTCCTTTTGTAAGATTGGTCACGGCGCCTTTTGTCGCTGTGTAAGGCGCAATACCCGGTCTTGCTAATGCGGATTGAACCGACGCGATGTTAATTATCTTACCAGACTTTCTTTCAATCATGTGCCGTGCCACAGCCTGACCGACGTGAAAGACGGACGCTACATTTGTCTGTAGCAGGCGCTCGAAGGCATCAGCGGGGAAATCCTGTAACTCCGTCCTGTGTTGCATTCCGGCGTTGTTTATCAGGATGTCTATCGGGCCGACCTTTGCTTCAAAGTCGTCGACGGCAGATCGGACACCTTCATGATCGGTTGCATCGAACGAAAGTTCGCGTACCGAGGCACCTGTTTCGCTCAGCTCGGATGCTGCTGACGCTAGTTTAGTGGCATCGCGCCCGTTCAAAACGACCTGCGCACCGGCGGCAGCCAAACCACAAGCCAACGCAAATCCGATGCCTTGGCTAGAGCCTGTTACGAGCGCGCGTGTTCCCTCTAGGCTAAACATTTCAAGCGTCATGCAAAAATCCCTTGGTTGTCAGCACCGACTATCCGTATCTTTTGGCAATCTGTATAGGGAGTCCGTGCAATGTCTTCGGCCAGTGTTGCTGTTGTTATCCATGCCGCAAAAGATCTGAGGTTGGAAAACCGGGATGTGCACGACGTGGGGCCAGACGAAGTCTTGATTGCCATGCGCGCGGGAGGGATTTGCGGCTCTGACCTGCATTATTATAACCACGGTGGTTTCGGCGCGATCAAGTTGCGTCAACCGATGGTGCTTGGACACGAAATCGCCGGGGAAATAGTGAGAGTTGGGTCAAGTGTGCAGGGGTTGCATTTAGGTCAACTGGTTGCAGTTTCTCCATCCCGACCTTGCCAATCCTGCATTTATTGTCTGAACGGGCAGCAAAACCACTGTCTTGATATGAAGTTCTATGGCAGCGCGATGCCGTTCCCGCATATCCAAGGCGCTTTTCAAAGCAAACTCGTAGCGAAAGCCAGTCAATGCGTTCCAGCAGATGGGTTAAGTCCTGCGCAGGCCGCTATGGCCGAACCTTTGGCGGTCTGTTTGCACGCGATTAAGCAAGCCGGGAGCCTCTTAGGTAAAACGGTACTTATCACGGGATGCGGTCCAATCGGCTGCCTCACGATCTTGGCGGCGCGTCGTTCTGGGGCGGCCAGAATAGTGGCGACGGATATCTCGGACCAGACCCTCGCTCTGGCGCGTGAATGCGGGGCAGACGATGTCATCAACACCTACACCGATCCGCAAAAACTGGAGCAGTTTGAAAACGACAAGGGTCAGGTTGATGTACAACTGGAGTGTTCCGGTGCTCAATCGGCTCTGGCTTCTGGCGTCGCATGCTTGCGACCGGGTGGAACATTGGTTCAGCTTGGTCTGGGCGGAGATATGACTGTGCCGATGCAGGCGTTGACTGCAAAAGAGATAGTGCTTCGCGGGTCTTTCCGTTTCCATTCCGAGTTCTCAGTCGCGGTCGAGATGATGCGAAGCGGACTAATAAACGTCAACCAGTTGGTGACGCATTCCTTCGAGGTTGGCGAGGCCATCACTGCTTTCGAGGTCGCGTCTGATCGAACCCAATCAATGAAGGTGCAGTTAACGTTTCCAGAAAATGACGATGGATAGACGAATGAGTGATATTGCAAAGACTTATGAAAGTGACGGTTTCGTAGCTCCGCTGGATATCCTGACAGTTTCTGAGGTCCAAGCGCTGCGCAATGATTTTGAGAAAGCTGAGCGCATTCTCAGAGACGACCCAGATAAACTTAAGCTTCTATATTCTTATCCGGACAGGCTGATACCATCATTCGATGCACTACTTCGCCATCCGAAGCTGATTGAGGCTGCTTCAACGGTGTTAGGGCCGGACCTCATGGTTTGGAGCGGTGCACTTTTCGTAAAAGAAGCGCGATCATCGAAGATAGTCTCTTGGCACCAAGACTTGACCTATTGGGGATTGGATGATGCTGAAGAGGTTACCTGTTGGGTTGCGATTTCAGAAGCGTCCGAGCAAAGCGGGTGTATGAAGTTTGTTCCTGGCAGCCACAAAAGCCGTATCGTGCCTCACGTGGACACTTTCAGCGAAAACAATCTGTTATCACGTGGGCAGGAAATCGCAGTCGATGTGAACGAAAATGATGCAGTTGCTGCCGAATTGCGTGCGGGGCAGGCATCCATGCATCACGGGCATCTCTTTCACGCATCCGGGCCCAATAACACAGACGATAGACGCATCGGTGCGGCGTTGCGTTTCATAAAGCCTTCAATGAAACAGCAGAATGGCGTGAAAACTTTGGTTGCGCTAGTCGCAGGGCGAGATGATTTTGGGCATTTCTTACTTGCGTCCTCCCCTCAGGGCTTTTTGCATGAGAACGATTTCGTTTTGTGTCAAAGGGATGCAGACCGCAAGAAACAAATACTCTTCGCCGGAGTGAAGTGACGCCCTTGGCATGCCAAGAACCATTGCTACATCGACCCGGAAGCAGACCTGAATCGCGAAAACTGGTGGACTTACAAGGGTTACCATCGTCGCTCAGCTTTTCTTCCATCGGGCAAAAAGCTGAAGAGGTCGTCTACGGCAAGCTCGAAATTAGACTATTCATCGCTAGCTCATAAGGCATTCTGTTTGGTCTTGTCAGAAGAAGTTTGATTAAGCGGGGTAGGGGTGTTGCGTAGCTTTTGCGCATGACCAGACCTGCCTCTTCAAGTACTTCAAAACCAGCCCAGAGATCATCCGCCTTGCGGTGATGCTATACATCCGTTTCCCGTTCTCGCTTCGGAATGTCGAAGATCTGCTGCACGAGCGAGGCATCGACGTGAGCCACGAAACTGTCCGATATGGGTGGAACAGGTTCGGTCCGATCTTCGCCTCTGAGATCAGACAAAAGCGGGTGCAACAACTGCGTGCATTCTCGAAATGGAAGTGGCAGGTGGACGAGTTTTTCGTGAAGTTGAATGGCAAGAAACATTACCTCTGGCGGGCCGTAGATCATGAGGGCGAAGTGCTGGAAGCAGTTGTCATCAAACGTCGAAACAAAGCTGCAGCATTGAAATTCCTCAAGAAATTGATGAAGCGATGCGGTAAAGCGGAAACCGTCGTCACGGTTCGCTTCGCCGGACACAGAGTCGCGGTCAGAGAGCTGGGCACGCTCGAAAAACAACCGACGGGCAGGTGGCTCAACAACCGCATCGAGAACTCGCACCTGCCGTATCAACAACGCGAGCGCGCGATCCAGGGTTTAAGGCGCATTCGAAGTTTACAGAATTTCGCTTCCGACCATTCCTACGTATACAACCACTTTAACCAGGAAATATCCCTCACCAGCCGAGACTCCTTCAAGCTGACGCGAACCGCCGCTCTTGACGAGTGGCGTCAACTTTGTTCCGGATAGGTTCACGATTTTGAGTCAAATTGAGACTGGTTCGAATTTGTCTGACAGCACCAATGGAGTTTGAAGCCTAGGACCCACCCAGCGTTTCGTTGTAAGATGATACTCGGATATTCGCGCTATTATTTGTCGTGCGGTTATCCACGCTTGGATTGCCAGAATCCACTCATCTGACGAATGACGGGCTTCATGATCCGCGCCGCTAGTTGTGGAAATGGGGCAATTTTCTGAGATTGGTTGTTCAATACAAGCCAGAATTGGACGCGCAAAAGCGGATGAACCTAACTATACCACGCAGCTAACTGCGAGGTGTTTGGCGAAGTAATTTGGGAACCACTTCCTCAACGAACAGGGCGACGATTGGCTTCATGTTTGCGATGCGCAGGAACAAGACAGCTGCGCTTGTTGTGATTTGCGCTACTGATCAGAGATACGGATTTCGCCGTTTGGTCGATAAATCTGCAGTGGTGCGGGGTTATCTCACAGAGAAACCAACTTGCCTGAAACTTTTGTTGACAATATCTATTCGGCTATTAATTTTAGCAACTAAAATAAAGATAGGTGGGTTCAAAGATGTATCTTGGATTGGACTTGGGAACATCTGGCCTTAGAGGGATTCTTGTCGACGACGCAGGTTCCGTCGCAGGTAGCGCTGAGTCCATTATCCTTACGTCTTCCTCAAAACCCGGATGGTCCGAACAGTCCCCTTTGGATTGGGTGGAAGCTTGCAAAGAAGTCGTCAGTCAGCTTCGGGCTGCACACGGAAACGCGTTTTCTGCGCTGCGCGGCATTGGTTTGAGCGGGCACATGCACGGTGCGACTCTTTTGGATGCCAATGGTAACGTGTTGCGACCGTGCATTCTGTGGAACGACACGCGGGCATCTAAAGAGGCAGAAATTCTTGATCAACTGCCGGGTATGCGTTCGAGTTCAGGCAATATCGTTTTTCCGGGGTTCACGGCCCCCAAGTTGGAATGGGTCCGCGCAAATGAGCCTGACCTGTTTGCTAAAACTGCCAAGGTCCTGCTACCGAAAGACTACCTGCGGCTCTGGCTGACCGGAGACTACGTCAGCGATATGTCTGACAGTGCCGGAACTTCATGGCTGGACGTTGGTGCGCGGCGATGGTCGGAAACCGCACTGGAACAGAGTCACATGAACATCGAACAAATGCCTCGACTGGTCGAAGGCAGTGATCCGGGCGGGGAGCTGCGGTCCGAGTTGGAGCAAGAGTGGGGAGTGTCTGGACCGGTCGTGATTGCAGGGGGAGCAGGGGACAATGCCGCTGCCGCCTGTGGGATAGGCAGTACAAGCGATGGAGCTGGCTTCTTGTCCCTCGGAACCTCAGGTGTGTTGCTGGTGTCCAGAGACATCTATGCTCCAGCGCCAGAAACGGCGATACATTCTTTTTGTCATTCTGTCCCTGACAGGTGGATTCAGATGGGTGTTATCCTTTCTGCGACAAACAGTTTGAACTGGCTTTCCCGCAATCTGGGCCAGTCCGTTGGGGACATGATCGCCTCGCTGCCTGCCGATCTGGATGGCCCATCAGAGATCACGTTTCTGCCTTATCTTTCAGGTGAGCGGACGCCTCACAATGACAGTGCAATCCGTGGTGCGTTCCTGGGTGTGGATATTTCCTCGGAGACCACTGATTTGACGCGGGCTGTCATGGAAGGCGTCGCCTTTGCAATGCGGGACTGTTTGGAGGCCCTCAAGAGTACCGGAACAAAGCCAACCAGCCTTTTGGCCGTTGGCGGCGGTGCGCGATCTCGGTATTGGTTGAAAAACCTGGCCACCGTGCTCAATACGCCCCTTGCCTTGCCCCGGGGCAGTGAATTTGGTGCCGCCATCGGCGCCGCCCGCCTGGCAATGTGCGCCGTCAATGGCGCAAACCCGGACTCTGTGATGATGTCGCCCAAAATCGACACGGTGATCGAGCCTCGTGGGGATCTGATCGATGCATTCGAAAATGAATACCAACGTTACCGGCAATATTATTCGGCCTTAGCACCTTTTGCGAAACGATGAACAAAAGGCGGGACATACCTCCTCAAATCGAACGAGCCGTCCTGAATGATGGCGACATGCGCGTGTCGCTACTCAGCTACGGGGCGACAACTCAAGGTTGGTGGTACAAGGGGATGCCAATGATCCTTGGATACGAGAACCCGCGGGACTACGCCACCGATAATAATTATCTGGGCGCAATCGTTGGGCGTGTCGCCAACCGGATTGGAGCAGCGCGTTTTGACATGGAAAATGTTCGGTATGAACTGGACGCAAACGAGGGTCGAAATTCCTTGCACGGTGGGCGGGCAGGCCTATCGCATCAGAATTGGGCTCTTGAGCAGATGACAGCAAACGAGGCCGTATTGCGCCTCACTTCCCCGGAGGGTGCCAGCGGTTATCCGGGAACCGTCAGATTTGAAGTGCGAGTAAGGCTGGACTATCCGCGTCTGGTTTATTCG
The Ruegeria sp. SCSIO 43209 genome window above contains:
- a CDS encoding LysE family translocator, whose protein sequence is MFEFAVAVFFLLVTPGPGVLTTAGIGSAFGFRAGLAFVAGLMLGGFINMMLVVSGVAAVALAVPVLRTLLLFASVGYLVFLAWRIASAGSKVGFSPAVSPLGFANGLTLQFINPKAYVVGTALFSGFAFLPDAPVWEVVTKIVVFNMIWVPVHMIWLGAGAKLGSLDLSERSHQRINIAMAASLMVVVVIALASAL
- a CDS encoding SDR family oxidoreductase, giving the protein MTLEMFSLEGTRALVTGSSQGIGFALACGLAAAGAQVVLNGRDATKLASAASELSETGASVRELSFDATDHEGVRSAVDDFEAKVGPIDILINNAGMQHRTELQDFPADAFERLLQTNVASVFHVGQAVARHMIERKSGKIINIASVQSALARPGIAPYTATKGAVTNLTKGMATDWAKYGLNCNAIAPGYFDTPLNAALVADPEFSSWLEKRTPAGRWGSVEELVGAAIFLASPASSFVNGHTLYVDGGITASL
- a CDS encoding L-idonate 5-dehydrogenase — translated: MSSASVAVVIHAAKDLRLENRDVHDVGPDEVLIAMRAGGICGSDLHYYNHGGFGAIKLRQPMVLGHEIAGEIVRVGSSVQGLHLGQLVAVSPSRPCQSCIYCLNGQQNHCLDMKFYGSAMPFPHIQGAFQSKLVAKASQCVPADGLSPAQAAMAEPLAVCLHAIKQAGSLLGKTVLITGCGPIGCLTILAARRSGAARIVATDISDQTLALARECGADDVINTYTDPQKLEQFENDKGQVDVQLECSGAQSALASGVACLRPGGTLVQLGLGGDMTVPMQALTAKEIVLRGSFRFHSEFSVAVEMMRSGLINVNQLVTHSFEVGEAITAFEVASDRTQSMKVQLTFPENDDG
- a CDS encoding phytanoyl-CoA dioxygenase family protein, which codes for MSDIAKTYESDGFVAPLDILTVSEVQALRNDFEKAERILRDDPDKLKLLYSYPDRLIPSFDALLRHPKLIEAASTVLGPDLMVWSGALFVKEARSSKIVSWHQDLTYWGLDDAEEVTCWVAISEASEQSGCMKFVPGSHKSRIVPHVDTFSENNLLSRGQEIAVDVNENDAVAAELRAGQASMHHGHLFHASGPNNTDDRRIGAALRFIKPSMKQQNGVKTLVALVAGRDDFGHFLLASSPQGFLHENDFVLCQRDADRKKQILFAGVK
- a CDS encoding IS6 family transposase codes for the protein MLYIRFPFSLRNVEDLLHERGIDVSHETVRYGWNRFGPIFASEIRQKRVQQLRAFSKWKWQVDEFFVKLNGKKHYLWRAVDHEGEVLEAVVIKRRNKAAALKFLKKLMKRCGKAETVVTVRFAGHRVAVRELGTLEKQPTGRWLNNRIENSHLPYQQRERAIQGLRRIRSLQNFASDHSYVYNHFNQEISLTSRDSFKLTRTAALDEWRQLCSG
- the xylB gene encoding xylulokinase, yielding MYLGLDLGTSGLRGILVDDAGSVAGSAESIILTSSSKPGWSEQSPLDWVEACKEVVSQLRAAHGNAFSALRGIGLSGHMHGATLLDANGNVLRPCILWNDTRASKEAEILDQLPGMRSSSGNIVFPGFTAPKLEWVRANEPDLFAKTAKVLLPKDYLRLWLTGDYVSDMSDSAGTSWLDVGARRWSETALEQSHMNIEQMPRLVEGSDPGGELRSELEQEWGVSGPVVIAGGAGDNAAAACGIGSTSDGAGFLSLGTSGVLLVSRDIYAPAPETAIHSFCHSVPDRWIQMGVILSATNSLNWLSRNLGQSVGDMIASLPADLDGPSEITFLPYLSGERTPHNDSAIRGAFLGVDISSETTDLTRAVMEGVAFAMRDCLEALKSTGTKPTSLLAVGGGARSRYWLKNLATVLNTPLALPRGSEFGAAIGAARLAMCAVNGANPDSVMMSPKIDTVIEPRGDLIDAFENEYQRYRQYYSALAPFAKR